ttttgctaatgtttttgTGAGTAATTTACAAATGTGCAAATTGTGCTGAAAGGTACCGTGGTCACCTGCTGTAGCTCTGAAATTCTATGtgatatgtacagtatttaatgatttaaattaAGCttatattttatactttttttttttttttggctttgttttaatttgtactttGCGCTCATGACTGCTGTTTGTGAAAGGAGTATTTCACATAGATAGTTTTGTACCCATCCCAGCATCTCATAGATGATAACCTGCCTCAGAGACGCATCGCAGCGGCTGAGCCTTCAGTCCGACGCCCGGTCTGTCCCGTGAGCCCGCCTCAGTCCGACGCCCGGTCTGTCCCGTGAGCCCGCCTCAGTCCGACGCCCGGTCTATCCCGCGAGCCCGCCTCAGTCCGACGCCCGGTCTGTCCCGCGAGCCCGCCTCAGTCCGACGCCCGGTCTGTCCCGCGAGCCCGCCTCAGTCCGACGCCCGGTCTGTCCCGCGAGCCCGCCTCAGTCCGACGCCCGGTCTGTCCCGTGAGCCCGCCTCAGTCCGACGCCCGGTCTGTCCCGCGAGCCCGCTTCAGtctgtgtatatttgtatgaTAGCGGGCGACACATATTTTCTACAGCAGTGCTTCAGCTGTGTCTTTAGTCTGCAGTCAAAAACATGCCTCATAGCTCCGGTGGAAACTGCATCAGCTTGCACATGTTATTGTAAAATAGGACTAACAACTATATATAGAGCCTCCTTCTGCTGTTGCAGCCAGTGAACCTTCCGGTCAGCGTGTGAGCGACTGAGCGAACAAGTGATTTCTTAAGACTCGATGCCTTTGAACATGGAGCGCCTACGTACAGAACATCTTCTGTGCTGTAGCCTGGGATCACAATCTGCCATTTTCTTTCTGACACtttgcatcagagccacatCAGCAATTCACAACCACTAGACAATGCACTGACTGGTCTGAAGGACAtttcaaaacacagcacaaatggtatattttgtcatttgacAGATAGACAATGTTTCTTTACCTGTATATCCTCAGACATATAAGAAAGATTAGCACTTTTTATTGTACAACctgcatttgtgtttcatcttgGCAGTGAGATACACAGTTAAACACAAGTTTAACATGATGCCAGCACATTTTGATTGGGTATATCAAATGTTTTGTCCAGGTCATTTCAGATACAAAGTGTAatattgtattgattttgaatatttcatttacaaCAGGGTAGTAAAATATTGCAGTGTTGGTTGTTTTCTGCACATTTATGGAGCTTTCTTTTAAGAGGAAATAATTATATACCATagactgaaacaaaatgtctggTTCAAGGCGTCGCCGTCGTTCAGCCGATGATGTTTCTAAACTGAACAAGAGCCAAGAAATACGTGTTACTTCTATAAcctgtctcctcctcattcTGTAGACAAGAATGGCATTTCCATATTGCTAATTCCATTATTGTGTGAAGTTTACTGACAGTTTTCTCATCTATGACTGATCCTCAGCTGTAAATCTGGTAATTGTTTCAGGCCTTAATAGATCTCGGTCGTGTAAAAGCAACAACTATTTATACCCCTGTGCAGGGCCTCTTTGAGATATGTTACATGTAAATCTTTTTGTGAtgtcttaaaaatgtgaaatgtatccATATTATTTATAAATGCCTTTATTCTGTTGTACAttgttaataataatttcataaaATGTGCTGgtttggcttcttttttttttggacaaaggTTTTTCATGTCATTGAGACGTCACTGAGTCCGGTGGAAGTATTGACAGTaagtttttattattctcatgtgacacaacacacacagtaacatgaCAACTGAAGCATTTCCATTGTAAAACTCCCTTTCCCTCTTTGAGGTCCATTGTGCAAAGCAAgtagaaatacaaacataattTGAACATCTacacaaatatttcaaaatattctcATGTGTTTTATAATCAGCTAAGCTCTGTTGCTCTTCAACACTGTCTTGAAGGTGTAAGTCTATGTGGACGATAAATCTTTGCAAAGACACTTCTGAGGCATGCAGATTGGCacaaatgttagaaaaaaataaaaatatagatataGAATAGAAAGTGGACAGCGGCGTCTCTGGTCACAAGTTGAGTGCCTCGGCCACCTTTCTCTCCTCAGGAATACCATTTACCTGCAATCAACACcagacaacaacacagtgttttacTGCAGAGACGTTTCTACACAATCTCACTGCTTTTAAGttgaaatgactttttatttctgcaCTAACACAGACATATTGCGACACCTACCTCCAGCCTTCGGAATGTCGACATGACATAATTATCTCCTTTGTTAGCGGtgaacagagagagcagcaggttaGTGCGGCTGAACGGCATGCACGTAGGAGGGCGCTCACACAACAAcaccacaaactgcagccaTCCGAGAAGAAGCACAGCTCTCATGCCTGATGTGTTGCGGAGCTGTAGTTAAATCATTTGCTCTCAATAATCTGAGTCCAATCAAATAACGTCTGGATGTTTGTATTGTTACAGGAAAGCAGGAGGGGGGTGATCTAAGGACAGACTGTGTTGTGAGCAACACGGTGGAATCAGAAGATGTGAAAACGCCCACGACAGTAACTAGTCAAAGCTCAGGTGTTGCTGTGACTCCTGAtcaaacattaaacatgcagATGGAGTCAGTCAGACGACTGTGCAGAGATGTGAGGAGACACTGACCTGATGGCCGCTGCTGTGGTATCGTAATCTGGTTTTGCAGATTCCTGGAATCATAAACAATGATATTATATTAACCAGACTTTCACTCACGACACACAAGCCTTCAGTATCATGTGAAAGCATGTTGTGCTTAATATTAgcacatatttctgagtttcaAGCACATTAGGTAAAATCATGGGACAGCTTGAACCTCTTAATCTGGAGTCGGCCGACTTGCTCGCTGCAGCTTTGGCTGTCCACACAGCTCAGAAAACAAGATTAAACGGTAACAGTGTTGTTTCGACTTATATTTCCCCGTAACGACGCCTGTAAGCCGAACATCTGCGTGCCTGCTAATGAGCGGGGGCCCATTTCATGTGTCCacaagtgagtgtgtgagtgtttgtgcacGTGCAGTTTCCCTCCAACTCACGTCTGCGTCTGCATGAGGGGCATGCTGGTGGTCTCATAGTTGTCGGGGTGGATGGGCGGCACCACCTCGCCACTGACCGGGTTGAAGACGGGCAGCGTGGAGAGAGGCCACGAGATCTCCCGGTTCTTAGACATGCTCCGCAGCTCCTTGCTGGACTTCTGGATGGAGCTGTGGTGAACCAGCTGGAtgctggagagaggagacgtCGACATGCGTGAGCTTGTGTCATAATGTTAACGGCCTCATCCCGTGTGCAATGCTTCACTTACTGCAACACATTCAAAGTAGTTGAATATGCAATCATGCACAACAGAAATATAACATCCACCCGAACCTATCGCTGTGACTTCATCTGACTTATGGTGCGAGATATGCTCTCCGAGATGTTTTTAAGCAATCTGTCACCGCTACAGCATGAATAACCTACATCTGGTCATTGAGTTTTTGAGCAGCCCATTGGATGAATGGAAATCAACACACAGATGAGCATATGAATGATAATGAGGAAGCCGTCAATGATAACATGAGTGACAAAACTgcaaagcaaagagagagagagagagagagaggaggagagagggaggaggagagaggaggagagaggaggaggaggggacagaaacagaccaaaaataaagagaaacacaggagaggtAAAACACTTACTCTGGTGTttgcatgtttcttttttccctagaaacaaaacaaaatggatgaaTTAAATACTAATATTAATAGTTAAACAGACATCTACACACACGTGAATGATAGTTGGGTGGACATGGAGACGGGATGTGCAACACTGAGTGAACGAGGGGGGCACGTCTCTCCCAGCCTGtaaaatgatgaagatgatcgATGTCACGGCTTCGAAACATAAAGACGAtgtggtgacatttaaaaaaaaagaaaaaaggctgtgACAGATATTCATGGGGAACTCAATATAAATGTACAACTGGATGGTGATGACAAGCTGCAATTCCAGTCCAGATTATTGATCTTATCCTGCACTAACCATCCTGTCTCCCACTTAATGGAacagtttttttcctcacatgtTGTCGTGTTCGCTGcaatatttgcattaaaaaaaaaacaataagaccAAGCACACTTACACCCCTTCCCGTCTGCAGCACATAGTGTAGCcgaggatgaagaagaggactAGTGCCACAGCGGAGGGAACAGCCAGCGTGATCAGGAAGTCTGCAAAGAAGTCTCGAGCCTTCAGGGACTCggagggggggtcgtactccCCAAACTCAGGCAGGATCCCGGTGCCCGGGTCTGGACGGGTAATGTATATCGGAACCACTTTGTTGATGTCGACctaaagaaatgagaaaatgttaatgatgaatcatctactgaagttagcacgctaaccagctagccctgtgCTGATTTAAACACCAACGCTTCCCTAGTTCAGAGCCTGTGCTGCTAGCTgtacggctaactgagctaaccaaCCCACGGCAGCTGGTTAGCcacagttagcggttactcttGTGATATGCTGCCACCTACTTGTTCCTGTTCTcacatgttgcagctttaaaagtGATATAATTGTTCCTCTCTGGCCTCAGTGTTAAACAAACAGTACAGAAATGTTTCTTACCAGAGAGATTTTGCACCAATCGATGTGAAACTGAGCTCTGAACTTCTTGTCACAGCTGATGACAGGCTCCATCTCCTGACTGCAGCGCAGTTGGTTATGTGGACTCTCCACCTCTCGTAGGCACGACGAGAAGGGAACGTCAGCACCAACCATCACATATACActgaggaaaggagaggaggagaggagaggagaggaggagaggagaggagaggagaggagaggaggagagtagaggaggagaggagaggagaggaggagaggagaggagaggagaggagaggagaggagaggagaggagagagaagcgtCATGTTACATGTTCATGCTGAGGCTCGTTATAGTCGGTGTTCCTCCTCCACTAAATGTTCTTTGAGATTCTTTTATCTTCCAAAACGTTGGCATGAATCTTTGATGCACACTTATGGCAGTTCATGTGGGCTGTTCCCCTCTGAAACAGACCGACTGACAGTGTCTGTCAGCGCTGGTGGCAAAGTGTACTCATCTAAATCACAGCGAGCCGTCGATCCCTCAGGCcccaattaaataaaatgtcagcacGACATCAGGGGGCTGAAAATATAAGCAATTTGTTTGATTGAGAGAGGTGAAGACGTCGCTCATGGAGAGAATCTGCGAGGCTGATAGAGCTCATCCTTATCCTgcaatgcttttttaaaaaaaaacaatgcaaagtcctctaaaatgaaaagaaaacaaagcgaGCTGGATCATCTCCTCTTCAGTGTGAGAATGAAAAGCCCCTCACCCTTCCTTCAGGTTGTTGATGGGCAGAGGCACTCGGCCACCGCGGTCCAGCGCCGAGGTGATGTTGATGGCATTGAGACGCTCCGGCTGCCATACGTTCTTCACCGCTCCCAGGAAGTCTCCCAGCACCTCGCTGGCCAGCATCTCCTCCACGTTCATGTTTTTGATGTAGAACTCCGCCTGGTAGGGCAGCGGAAACTCTGCgcacagagaagagaaaagaaggcggaaggaaaatgaagaaagGGTGGACGAGGGATGGAGAAGACAGGAGGGCAGCCACAGTGCAGCTCTGCTGACTAAGACATCATTAATACTTTATCACTGCTGCGGGATGACACTGATTCCACCAGTCTGTCCAGCAGACGCTGGTGAGTCTGCTCCGCTAAGCTGTGACTCGTCCTTCTGGGGATAGATGGcggatgacatcacagcatagGGAGAGTGATGTCATGTTAGCGCTGCGAACATCTGCCGAGTGTTCAACCAGCCTGGTTCATGTTGTACTGCGAGCAGCGTGACTGCTCAACGAGCCGCCGCACAAACATACCGACGCACAGATGTGAGGCGCAATCACAACGATGGAGGAAACAGCTGctttatacctgcagcagaaCAGGACTGTGCTACACTGATTAATGATGGCTAACCTGCGTCTCACAATTAGGACTTTAATTGATCTGAAAACTAATTACTGATCGTTATCAGCAGATATTTAGCTTGTTGTCAAGCCTTCAGTCATATTGAGTTAAATGGATACTGaatctgtctgttttattcTATAATATTCAGGGtataaacactttttaattctccaacaactatttttttttaaaggtgcaatttgtaataatttaagtttaaaacattgttgatattaaaattatcaacagaatgcaaCTAAATAGGAGTTTATAGTTTTAAGACATAAATGTATTAGATAGCAGAAATACCTGCTGAAGtctgcatgctaaccagctagctcccATAATAATACCACTTCCAGCTCCACATCTGGACCagtagctgcatggctaactgagctaaccagctaacagcggctacagttagcagcagttagcactgactctggtgatatgctatTTGTTTAGAGTTGGAGCGGTGGTGAATTCTTTTATATTACACCTTaagttgtttttcatatttacataataatatGAAAGAGTGCTGATGAGAATGAGTTATCTGTAATAAATATGAAGGTGTTGTTCTTTAGAAGTGATTCATTAGAACTTGTTAACAGAAGCAATCAAAGGAACGTTTCCTGTTCCAGTTCTGACTGTGCTCTCAGGATTTAATCAGGGAAGTTGCTCAGCCTGATCTCTGTTGGCTCTGAGCTCCCACACTGGCACTTCTTACCTTCTGTAGCCATGATGTTTATGACCAAGTTGTGCCGCGCCGTCTCAAAAGTGCGTCTGTTATAGGCAGTAATCTGCAACACACAGGGGTGAAAGTTTAAACCCAGATCAGAGCAGCTTATATGCAGCAGGCCTCTGGAGACCAGGCAGGCTCTGTACCCAACTGAGACGCTGTATAGACGCACGTGTGCGGCGCTGGGAACGCTAAGCCTTCTGGGAAAAGAATTTCTACAGTAGCTTATGGGGGACAAGAAAGCATGAGAAAACATAATGGAATTTAAGTCTGGAGACTCAGAGCGTAACATTACTAAATGCATACAAATCAGCTGTGCTCAGTAAAATCAATTCAAATGTGTCACTACTCCATTATGCGCGCTCAGTATCTGATACCGTCGCGCCTTTAAATGACTGACGACATCTTCTGGTTTAACGCGTTGATTCATTtcatctccccctcctcacTCTGACAGCGGCCCAACCACCCACCTCTATGATGGTGGCCTTGCCAACGTGCTCTGCGGTGGGGGAGCCGTAGAGCACGCCGTCGCTGTGTGGAGTCCTCTGGATGTAGCGCAGCCAGCCGGGCCGGTCGGGGTAACCCATCAGGTTGGTGTTGAAAGTGATCGGGTCATTGCTGGCGTCACCTGCAGGCACAGCTGTTTAATGTAGGGCGACCTGGTGAACTGTTACAGGTCAGAACCAATGCAGTACTGTACATCTGGACCCATTAGCTGAAGTGTGGATGTGTTgccagcagcaggtgagcatttcttcttttcactgGTGAAATACGACGACGGAGCCGACAGCTCCTCGTACAAACGCTTCAGAGATTCagatgataaataaatcaactcTGCTCATCGCAGAGGCCGACACTTTTATCACAACTatatactgttttattttagatattCTAAAatttgtttcacacacacaacgttCACAACATCTCACAAACTCTCAGTGGCATAAAAGATCTTAAAATCACAATAATATTGAGGTGGTACACATGTGGAGGACATGACTACAGTATGGATCACAACACTACATGTGCAGATATCATCGTGTACAGTTTGCTGATTATATCATTGTACTATATCAAATCATAGATCACTGTGATTATGTCATATTTCACACCTGCAGGAGCTGAGTTCTGATTTGTTGTGGACGACACACTGCCTATAGGGTGCAGATCGTGTCAGCGTGAAGGTGTCTTACCTGATTTTGGGTACGGAGGAAACTCTCCTTTGAAGTACTCTCTCTCCAGAACGTGGACGAACAGAACCCCTGCAGACGGGTAGACGTTACGGTCTCCGTGCGATCTTGACAAGATGGTGACCACTGAAAcagatttcaaacaaacaggaaaggACTTTGTGAAAGCAGAACCTTTGCTAATTAACTGTTTTATAAAAGCATGATTACGGGCTCGGCAGCAGCACTCATTAGGACAGAAGTGAAGGCATTAATCGAGGTGAGAACAAACAGAGAGCGTGTTACTAGCACTTTCTCACCGTCTTCACACCTCACAGTTAATAactcacacaaagacagatgagTCCACTTTTCTTTACTGGCGTTCCCATGAACTCACTTCACATACAGAAGCAGTCCAGAAACATCCAGCTGTAAGAACTATGATTATAAATacatgaagagaagaagaatagaTTTCAGGAGACGAGGAGTGAGAATGAGAGTCATtcagacagcacagagctgtCAATTATGCTCTGCTGTTTAGCCCCACTccatttcaaacacaaacatttcagtctTTATTCGTGAAGGGCATGGCGAGGAAAATGGCAGCCCCATTAACAGAGGTTCACACAATGTACGACTGGAGGTGATTTTCCAGGCTCTCCTCGTCTCTTTgcatctttctctttcactgttttgtCCTCTTCTATTGCTCACTTCCCTTCTTTAAAACCTCTCAGCATTTTTGCACcactcccccttttttctcccccttgGTGGGTGGGCACTCCATTTATAATCACCATTGGAGACAGAGTgtacgaggaggaggaggggggaggaagaggaggaggaaggggggagaaagagcAAGGGAGGGAAAACTGGAGATCTGTGCTTTGGAGtgcaagaggaggagaaggagtctGAACTGTGTTTATACTCAGGATACATTCAGCAGCTACAAGATGCCCACTTGTCACTATTGTTTATCTCCTGCTTCATCGTCTTATGACCATCAGAATATTACtgtgctgtactgtactgtgctgtaAGCCTCTCCTGAGCAGAAGATGATTTGTAAGGAGAGTCCCGGCTGAAGGGAGTAATAGAGCAGgatttacattttaatctccATGAAAGAGGAAGTCAGTTTGTGATCTTCGGGTGTGATCTATTACCAGGGTGCACAAAGAGGTTACAGAAGATTAGGTGACACAGTAAGCTCCGGATTATTAACGAAGTCTACGAGGCCAAATTGCCCAACAGCAATCTGACTGCACTGATGAGCTGCTGCGACCGTGAGGTTATAAAACGGTCCcgtatgtacgtgtgtgacATCTGTGTCCACAAACAGAGACGCCTGAGCCGGCCATATGTCTCGTGTCCCCGAGGGCTCGCTGACATCTACATACAATCAATAGCATTTAGAGGCCACTGAACGTGGTGAGACTTACAGAAACCTGAGGTTATATCCACCACGTCTCTCTCCAAGAACCACCTGAGTGCGACTAATCCATGCGATGGCTCTTCTTGCTGCCCCCGTGACATTAGGATCTAGGTTATTCAGACACCAAGAATAAAACCTCATTCAGTCTCATCTCACCAGCGGCGCCCTCACTGAACACTCGAGTCGATGCGCAAATCCCACTCTGAATGTGCACGCTCGGATTCTATTACCCGACCCGTTGGGCCTCATCAATTCTTCGCCACACAAAGGACCGCAGTCACACACTCCCGGTCAAGGTCAAGCGCTGGCTATTCTGCTCTTCTCAAGAGGCCGACTGGACGTGGTGTAACATTAACGACAGATGAGACGGGCAGGACATGCAAGCGAGGCCCAGATGGTCAGGTCTCACCTAATAGGCTGAGGAATAGGAAATGACCTGTGggatctgaaatgtgttttagcCAATCAACATTCAAGCTTTGATGCAACAGCAGACACTCTCCTGACAGCCTTATGTTAGCCCGGCTAGCTTCTGGGTTCCTGGAcagagctcccagtctgaaAAGCAAGCCGATGTGGAAGTGCCTTAATGTGAAACACTCGCCAAAATACAACCAAGGCTTttctgtgaatgtgtatgagtcaaaACTTCGtgtgaaagcataattatgacaaaagaggcatttttaagatttaaagtattttcgttttcaggtcaagctaattttcaatgggagtgctaggggcacttttacactagcatcaaaatctgtatttttaaaacagtaagaagtctcgacacaacatgaaactttgctggtagcatcaccagggtctctacacatgaacaccagcactgacaacattgtttgtgtacacagagtttaataaaaagaaagtttctgaacaactcatgttagcagtagcttgttccgctcgctgtcgtcctgccagtggagaagtgcTGATCTCAGAATGTGATGTAAAACGCTTTTaaatgaaggtttgactcaaatacattcatagaaaaaaaccctcggttgcattttggtggAAGGTCcccctttaaagctgcactctgTCTAAGTCTCAGCGGTGACATCACAGAGGTTACACCtggtttcagcctctctctcctcagtgtctTCCAGTCAAGAGCACCTGAGTACAGATCGTTGACTAAGCTACACTGAATCTCTGCTAATAGCATCAGATCTGCTTATTTGCTGCAGGCTGACTTCCTGCCAAGCCTTCTCGAGATGATGGACTGCAGCGCTCCGGCTGTAGATAATACATCACCAATTAAAGGTTAATACCAAACTGTCCGCTGAAGTCCAACCTGTTGGCTCCTGCTGCAGGACAAATGCAGAGACAAGATAAGCGACACTTTTCTGGTAATTGGTCTCCTGCAGACAAGAGTATTCAAGTGATCTTCACACagcacataataataataataataaaccgaCACGCACGGCCATAAATGACCCAGTAGATCACTAACAGGCCTTGGGGGGTGGTGGAAATAGCTAACCAGATTTTATGCCTCTCTGGGCTGACCCTGAGCGAGCTGAAGTCTCAGGAGTGATGCTTTACACCAGCCTTGTCCCTCGAATGGCTCCAGCTCTCTGAAGCCTGCAGCCATCTGAGGCGAGGGAGGGATGTTCCGTCAGTTCTGTTGAATCAGCTCTGTATGTGCATGATGTCCGGGTCAGGAGGAACCCATGTGCTGCTTTGGTGTTCAGAGGGGAAGCGGAGACAACAAGGACTGCCACTGTTTGGACGGTAGCGTTGGTATCGTGCCGGTGAAGCGTTTGAGCCTCATGTTTTTAACACAGACCTGGAAGTGAAAGTAGCTGGCGTCACAGCGAGCAGACGGCAACGGCTCAACGGCTAAAGAACAGAGAGCTCGTAAAAAACAGCCGTTCACTCTTCTATTGCTCAAGGAGGTGAGTGAACTGCTAACCTGTCTACTGTTGAGAAGCTGTGTGACATTCACAGCAGTGAATCGGTGCTGGTGTTGTGTTAAACAGCAGAAACGGACCATTGTCACAGAGTTAATGATTCGGGATCAATTCTACTTCTACTGAGGGAAAGGTTTAGTCAGAAATGTAACTGCTGTCACAGCCAGAGAAAGTGGGCCGAGTCTGTGGGAAACAATAACCAGTATTAATGGGGAACCAGCTGAGCGTGTCACTGTGTTATGACGGGGGgaggacgacacacacacactcaccatcTCTGTACCGGGCTGCACTCTGCTGCCAGCCTATGGATCGCTCCGTACGGACATGTCTCTCATGAAAATTGGGCTCTCTGGCTTCATAGGCATGCACAATGTAAACTATTGGATCAATGAATACAAGCATGATTGGAACATGTGTGACTTTCAAAGGCGATTTGAACTAATCACTTTATTAAATGCACCAAACTGAgttaacagagagcagcagatgttGCATTCATGAAGGTAATAATgttcatttctttatattttagCAACGCAGGCTCAAGTCCAGACATGAACTACTCTACAGTCTCATGCCTCGCTGCTAACTTTCATTGCCTATTATCAGCTGTTTACTTTCTCAATTAactgatttgttgtttggtctgtaaaatgtcagaaaatggtgaaaaatgttgctcATTGTTTCCCAAAGCTGACGTCCACAAACCACTTCATTTTAGtgtcacagagaaacaaagacattaGAAAATAATCTACATTTGACAAACTGTAGCAGCTCcaaa
This window of the Acanthopagrus latus isolate v.2019 chromosome 3, fAcaLat1.1, whole genome shotgun sequence genome carries:
- the sgce gene encoding epsilon-sarcoglycan isoform X4 yields the protein MMSTRSAAAVLVWLGTVVTILSRSHGDRNVYPSAGVLFVHVLEREYFKGEFPPYPKSGDASNDPITFNTNLMGYPDRPGWLRYIQRTPHSDGVLYGSPTAEHVGKATIIEITAYNRRTFETARHNLVINIMATEEFPLPYQAEFYIKNMNVEEMLASEVLGDFLGAVKNVWQPERLNAINITSALDRGGRVPLPINNLKEGVYVMVGADVPFSSCLREVESPHNQLRCSQEMEPVISCDKKFRAQFHIDWCKISLVDINKVVPIYITRPDPGTGILPEFGEYDPPSESLKARDFFADFLITLAVPSAVALVLFFILGYTMCCRREGVEKRNMQTPDIQLVHHSSIQKSSKELRSMSKNREISWPLSTLPVFNPVSGEVVPPIHPDNYETTSMPLMQTQTNLQNQITIPQQRPSGMRAVLLLGWLQFVVLLCERPPTCMPFSRTNLLLSLFTANKGDNYVMSTFRRLEVNGIPEERKVAEALNL
- the sgce gene encoding epsilon-sarcoglycan isoform X7 — its product is MMSTRSAAAVLVWLGTVYIVHAYEAREPNFHERHVRTERSIGWQQSAARYRDVVTILSRSHGDRNVYPSAGVLFVHVLEREYFKGEFPPYPKSGDASNDPITFNTNLMGYPDRPGWLRYIQRTPHSDGVLYGSPTAEHVGKATIIEITAYNRRTFETARHNLVINIMATEEFPLPYQAEFYIKNMNVEEMLASEVLGDFLGAVKNVWQPERLNAINITSALDRGGRVPLPINNLKEGVYVMVGADVPFSSCLREVESPHNQLRCSQEMEPVISCDKKFRAQFHIDWCKISLVDINKVVPIYITRPDPGTGILPEFGEYDPPSESLKARDFFADFLITLAVPSAVALVLFFILGYTMCCRREGVEKRNMQTPDIQLVHHSSIQKSSKELRSMSKNREISWPLSTLPVFNPVSGEVVPPIHPDNYETTSMPLMQTQTNLQNQITIPQQRPSGKWYS
- the sgce gene encoding epsilon-sarcoglycan isoform X8, giving the protein MMSTRSAAAVLVWLGTVYIVHAYEAREPNFHERHVRTERSIGWQQSAARYRDVVTILSRSHGDRNVYPSAGVLFVHVLEREYFKGEFPPYPKSGDASNDPITFNTNLMGYPDRPGWLRYIQRTPHSDGVLYGSPTAEHVGKATIIEITAYNRRTFETARHNLVINIMATEEFPLPYQAEFYIKNMNVEEMLASEVLGDFLGAVKNVWQPERLNAINITSALDRGGRVPLPINNLKEGVYVMVGADVPFSSCLREVESPHNQLRCSQEMEPVISCDKKFRAQFHIDWCKISLVDINKVVPIYITRPDPGTGILPEFGEYDPPSESLKARDFFADFLITLAVPSAVALVLFFILGYTMCCRREGVEKRNMQTPDIQLVHHSSIQKSSKELRSMSKNREISWPLSTLPVFNPVSGEVVPPIHPDNYETTSMPLMQTQTNLQNQITIPQQRPSVCP